A single window of Salvia splendens isolate huo1 chromosome 6, SspV2, whole genome shotgun sequence DNA harbors:
- the LOC121808494 gene encoding glutamyl-tRNA(Gln) amidotransferase subunit A, chloroplastic/mitochondrial-like yields the protein MLSSAETPRLLRSPAALTFKCLHTSPILTPASTSPSPSQILTNRKALLSRQTSAVDLAKSLLHRLRRYEPQLSSFLYVSPDDIVLKQAEELDNRIKNNEEVGPLAGVFVGVKDNICTRDMPSTAGSRILENYRPPFDATAVRKLREMGAIVVGKTNMDEFGMGSTTEGSAYQVTANPWDLSRVPGGSSGGSAAAVSARQCMVALGSDTGGSVRQPASFCGVVGLKPTYGRVSRYGLVAYASSLDVIGCFGSSVADAGILLNAISGFDNFDATSSKQEVPDYASQFVPLDYMESKPLKGLRVGVIHETLGNGVDSEVVSSVRSAVSHLEELGCTVSEVSLPSFSLGLPAYYILASSESSSNLSRYDGVRYGNQVFGEELKSLYGDSRAEGLGSEVKMRILMGTYALSAGYYDAYYKRAQQVRTIIRNSFKDALDKNDILISPAAPSVAYKIGEKKNDPLAMYAGDIMTVNVNLAGLPALVLPCGFDGGSAGMPVGIQMIGAAFDEEKLLKIGHIFEQTLEGYSFIPPLVADE from the exons ATGCTATCCTCAGCCGAAACCCCTCGCCTCCTCCGCTCCCCCGCCGCCCTCACCTTCAAATGCCTCCACACCTCCCCCATCCTCACCCCCGCCTCCACTTCGCCTTCGCCCTCCCAAATCCTCACCAACCGTAAAGCCCTACTCTCCCGCCAGACCTCCGCCGTCGACCTCGCCAAGTCGTTACTGCATCGCCTCCGCCGCTACGAGCCCCAACTCAGCAGCTTCCTCTACGTATCCCCTGACGACATCGTATTGAAGCAGGCCGAGGAGCTAGATAACAGAATTAAGAACAATGAGGAGGTCGGCCCCCTGGCTGGGGTTTTTGTCGGAGTTAAGGATAATATTTGTACGCGGGATATGCCGTCGACAGCGGGGTCTCGTATTCTGGAGAATTACCGGCCGCCGTTCGACGCCACGGCGGTGAGGAAGCTGAGGGAAATGGGGGCTATTGTTGTTGGGAAGACTAATATGGATGAGTTTGGGATGGGAAGTACGACAGAAGGCTCTGCATATCAG GTGACGGCTAATCCCTGGGATTTGTCACGAGTACCAGGGGGTTCATCAGGGGGCTCGGCTGCAGCTGTTTCTGCTAGACAATGCATGGTGGCGCTGGGAAGTGATACTGGTGGCAGTGTCAGGCAACCAGCATCTTTCTGTGGTGTTGTTGGGCTGAAGCCAACATATGGGCGTGTCTCGAGATATGGTCTTGTCGCTTATGCATCCTCCTTGGATGTTATTGGATGCTTTGGTTCTTCTGTTGCTGATGCTGGCATTCTCCTAAATGCCATTTCGGGTTTTGATAACTTCGATGCTACAAGTAGCAAACAA GAAGTCCCAGACTATGCATCTCAGTTTGTTCCTCTTGATTACATGGAATCTAAACCCCTGAAAGGACTGCGAGTTGGTGTTATTCATGAAACACTTGGTAATGGAGTTGATTCAGAAGTAGTCTCTTCAGTCCGCAGTGCTGTTTCACATCTGGAAGAACTTGGATGCACAGTATCGGag GTATCATTGCCATCATTTTCGCTTGGATTGCCAGCATACTACATTCTTGCTTCATCTGAATCATCTTCAAATTTGTCTCGCTATGATGGTGTCAG ATACGGAAACCAAGTTTTTGGTGAAGAGCTCAAATCTCTTTATGGGGACTCCCGTGCTGAAGGTCTTGGTTCTGAG GTTAAAATGAGAATCTTGATGGGTACATATGCTCTTTCTGCTGGGTACTATGATGCTTATTACAAGCGTGCTCAGCAG GTTAGGACAATTATACGAAATAGCTTCAAGGATGCTTTGGACAAAAATGATATATTGATATCTCCTGCTGCTCCCTCTGTTGCTTATAAGATTG GTGAGAAGAAAAATGACCCATTAGCCATGTATGCAGGAGACATAATGACG GTTAATGTGAACTTGGCTGGTCTACCTGCGTTGGTTTTACCGTGTGGGTTTGATGGAGGGTCAGCTGGAATGCCTGTCGGTATTCAAATGATTGGAGCGGCATTTGATGAG GAGAAGTTGTTAAAAATAGGGCACATCTTTGAGCAGACTCTAGAGGGATATTCGTTCATTCCCCCACTCGTAGCTGATGAATAA
- the LOC121808334 gene encoding probable LRR receptor-like serine/threonine-protein kinase At1g07650, translating to MGKTRYFKLFCFILIASTTLCSSAAKQQLHQNEVRALKEIAKRLGKKDWDFSTDPCSGEGNWSMPVTVKGFESSVTCDCSFDQMSTCHIVSIALKAQNLTGGVPSEFAKFRHLKRLDLSRNYFNGSIPSQWATLTLADLSFMGNRLSGPFPKVITKMTSLVNLSLEGNQFSGPVPSNIGQLVNLQKLVLSSNAFTGALPTALAKLTSLLDMRISDNNFTGKIPEYISSWKQVQKLHVQGCSLEGPIPSSIASLTSLSDLRISDLTGGKSTFPRLSKMKSMKVLILRSCLLHGEIPPYIGNMEKLKNLDLSFNNLTGEIPESFDQLTKIDFMFLTRNRLTGRIPDWILQRNKNADLSYNNFTSGPVECPRGSVNLVESLSTASDKSVHQCMKQEFPCSDTKNQENYSLRINCGGKDVDIANGTRYKADSEARGASMFYMGQAQNWAFSSTGNFMDDDLDSDNYVVTNVSRLYNITSPVSELYTTARVSPLSLTYYGLCLLNGNYTVTLHFAEIAFTNDTSFFSLGRRIFDVYLQGKLVLKDFNIAEAAGGPGKPIIKNFTVSVTSHTLKIHLYWAGRGTTGIPFRGTYGPLISAISVDPNFRPPVHHKRISSTLLAGTIAGSVCLLALVLGFLHKKGYLGGKSTTDKELRGLDLQTGIFTLGQIKSATNNFDPANKIGEGGFGSVFKGLLSDGTIIAVKQLSSKSKQGTREFVNEIGMISALQHPNLVKLYGCCVEGNHLMLVYEYMENNCVSRALFGKGAAQKHLLDWPTRRKICLGIARGLAYLHEDSMVKIVHRDIKTSNVLLDKDLNAKISDFGLAKLNEDDKTHISTRIAGTIGYMAPEYAMRGYLTNKADVYSFGVVALEIVSGKSNTNYMPKEDFVYLLDWAYVLQERGSLLELVDPDLGSAYSSEEAMVVLNVALLCTNAAPTLRPTMSQVVSMLEGRTAVQDLLSDPGFSTADSKYKAIRNHFWQHPSVSHSMSTDATISDSSLSNQDRVVDHGS from the exons ATGGGGAAAACCAGATATTTCAAACTTTTCTGCTTCATCTTGATTGCCTCCACCACTTTGTGCAGCTCAGCAGCCAAGCAGCAGCTCCACCAAAATGAAG TGAGGGCTTTGAAAGAGATAGCGAAAAGATTGGGGAAAAAAGACTGGGACTTCAGCACAGATCCCTGCAGTGGAGAAGGGAATTGGAGTATGCCTGTCACAGTGAAAGGGTTTGAGAGCTCTGTCACTTGTGATTGCTCTTTTGATCAGATGTCTACTTGCCATATTGTTAGCAT AGCTTTGAAAGCACAGAATTTAACAGGAGGTGTGCCATCAGAGTTTGCCAAGTTTCGTCATCTTAAACGCTT GGATCTTAGTCGGAATTACTTCAATGGCTCCATACCTTCTCAGTGGGCAACATTGACCTTGGCTGATCT GTCCTTTATGGGAAATAGATTGTCTGGTCCATTTCCAAAGGTTATTACCAAGATGACCTCCCTCGTCAACCT GAGTCTTGAAGGGAACCAGTTTTCTGGACCCGTTCCTTCAAATATTGGACAATTGGTCAATTTACAAAAGCT AGTGTTATCTTCAAATGCGTTCACAGGAGCTTTACCAACGGCATTGGCCAAACTGACCTCACTACTTGACAT GAGGATTAGTGACAATAACTTCACAGGAAAGATCCCTGAGTATATTAGCAGCTGGAAACAAGTTCAAAAGCT GCACGTGCAAGGTTGCTCTCTCGAGGGCCCGATTCCTTCTTCCATAGCTTCCCTAACGAGCTTAAGTGACTT GAGGATTAGTGATTTAACAGGTGGGAAATCAACTTTCCCCCGACTAAGCAAAATGAAATCCATGAAAGTGCT GATACTCAGAAGTTGCTTGTTACATGGAGAGATCCCTCCATATATTGGAAAcatggaaaaattgaaaaatct GGACCTCAGTTTCAATAATTTGACTGGAGAAATTCCTGAATCATTTGATCAGCTtacaaaaattgattttat GTTCCTGACGAGAAATAGACTCACAGGACGAATTCCAGATTGGATTTTACAAAGAAACAAGAACGC TGATCTCTCATATAATAATTTCACATCTGGACCAGTCGAATGCCCGAGAGGGAGTGT AAACCTGGTGGAGAGCCTCTCAACGGCCTCTGATAAATC TGTGCATCAATGTATGAAGCAAGAGTTTCCTTGCTCTGATACAAAAAATCAAG AGAATTACTCGTTGCGCATCAATTGTGGTGGCAAGGATGTAGACATCGCGAATGGCACCAGATACAAAGCTGATTCGGAAGCTAGGGGTGCCTCAATGTTCTACATGGGGCAGGCACAGAACTGGGCGTTTAGCAGCACAGGGAACTTCATGGATGATGATCTTGACTCTGATAACTATGTTGTTACGAATGTTTCCAGGCTGTACAACATCACCTCGCCAGTATCAGAGCTTTACACAACTGCACGCGTATCTCCCCTCTCCCTGACCTACTATGGCCTTTGCCTCCTGAACGGGAACTACACAGTGACACTCCATTTCGCGGAGATTGCTTTTACAAACGACACTTCGTTCTTCAGCCTTGGGAGGAGGATATTTGATGTGTACTTGCAG GGGAAGCTGGTTTTGAAGGATTTTAACATTGCGGAGGCAGCTGGTGGACCGGGAAAGCCCattataaaaaatttcaccGTCTCTGTGACAAGCCACACTCTCAAGATCCATCTTTACTGGGCAGGAAGAGGGACTACAGGCATCCCCTTTCGAGGAACTTATGGCCCTCTGATATCAGCCATATCAGTCGATCCTA ATTTCAGGCCCCCGGTTCATCACAAAAGGATCAGTTCAACTTTGTTGGCTGGAACAATTGCTGGAAGTGTTTGCCTTCTAGCTTTGGTTCTAGGCTTCTTGCACAAGAAAGGCTATTTAGGAGGCAAATCCACCACAGATAAAG AGCTTAGAGGCCTCGATCTACAAACTGGCATCTTCACACTAGGACAGATCAAATCCGCGACAAATAACTTTGATCCAGCTAACAAGATTGGTGAGGGCGGTTTTGGTTCCGTTTTCAAG GGGCTGCTGTCAGATGGAACCATAATTGCTGTAAAGCAGCTATCCTCGAAGTCCAAACAGGGAACGCGGGAATTCGTTAACGAGATAGGAATGATATCTGCGTTGCAGCATCCGAATCTTGTGAAGCTCTATGGCTGCTGTGTCGAAGGGAATCACCTGATGCTGGTGTATGAGTACATGGAAAACAACTGTGTCTCTCGCGCTCTTTTTG GAAAGGGCGCGGCTCAGAAGCACCTGCTGGATTGGCCCACAAGGAGGAAAATCTGCCTCGGCATAGCTAGAGGTTTGGCTTATCTGCACGAGGACTCAATGGTGAAGATAGTCCACCGCGACATCAAGACAAGCAACGTGTTGCTGGACAAGGATCTGAACGCGAAGATATCTGATTTTGGGCTAGCAAAGCTGAACGAGGATGATAAGACTCACATTAGTACGAGGATTGCTGGGACTAT TGGTTACATGGCACCAGAATACGCGATGCGTGGCTACCTCACGAACAAGGCAGACGTCTACAGTTTCGGCGTGGTGGCGCTGGAAATAGTCAGTGGTAAAAGCAACACCAACTACATGCCCAAGGAAGACTTCGTTTACCTTCTTGACTGG GCTTATGTTCTCCAAGAGAGGGGAAGTCTACTAGAGCTAGTCGACCCAGATTTGGGATCAGCATACTCGTCGGAAGAGGCAATGGTGGTTCTGAATGTGGCTCTTCTGTGCACGAACGCTGCCCCGACCCTGAGGCCGACCATGTCGCAAGTGGTGAGCATGCTGGAGGGTCGGACAGCTGTGCAGGATTTGCTGTCCGACCCGGGATTCTCGACGGCAGACTCCAAGTACAAGGCCATAAGAAACCACTTCTGGCAGCACCCTAGTGTGAGCCATAGCATGTCCACAGATGCTACCATTTCTGATTCTTCCCTATCAAATCAAGATAGAGTTGTGGATCACGGAAGctga
- the LOC121809593 gene encoding tubulin-folding cofactor C-like isoform X1, producing MEDNEQPSHDSAAAALQQKHAAMLERLANRHQSRAAAKPDSNSSGSTQSFLSQFSQSKLSIDAQISRIRTLPNPPQKAELEAISLEISALEKLVAEHSYLLPPYEVRNSLTAITQLRQTLDDASAAVAPKKKFSFKNKSSKKSTAPASDQKSEVVSEVEGNKIIPKLGKLGFMDSSAAPGFRNKDKEKLEMEFNRGEVDARNGEFTLSNLRDCEVRLKGCLRALFVDNVVNCKVYVGAVMGSVLIEGAEGCVFLLASHQIRIHNAKNCSFYLRVRSRPIIEDSNGVRFAPYCLSYRGIEEDLAEANLDEETGNWANVDDFRWLRALQSPNWSVLPEDDRVGMVNIS from the coding sequence ATGGAAGACAACGAGCAACCGTCGCATGATTCCGCTGCTGCCGCCCTCCAGCAGAAGCACGCAGCGATGCTGGAGCGTCTGGCGAACCGCCACCAGTCCCGCGCCGCGGCAAAGCCCGACTCCAACTCATCCGGATCCACACAGTCGTTCCTCTCCCAGTTCTCGCAATCGAAGCTCTCAATCGACGCCCAAATCTCCCGGATCCGAACGCTACCCAACCCGCCTCAAAAGGCCGAGCTTGAGGCGATCTCCCTCGAAATCTCTGCCCTCGAGAAGCTGGTCGCGGAGCATTCCTACTTGCTCCCGCCCTACGAAGTCCGCAATTCCCTCACCGCCATCACCCAACTCAGGCAAACCCTAGATGACGCCTCCGCGGCCGTCGCTCCTAAGAAGAAATTCTCCTTCAAGAATAAATCATCGAAGAAGAGCACAGCCCCAGCCTCAGATCAGAAGAGTGAAGTCGTTTCTGAAGTGGAGGGCAATAAGATCATCCCCAAATTGGGAAAGTTAGGATTTATGGATTCGAGCGCTGCTCCCGGGTTCAGGAACAAGGATAAAGAGAAATTGGAGATGGAATTCAACAGAGGCGAGGTGGATGCTCGAAATGGGGAGTTCACGCTGTCGAATTTGAGGGATTGTGAGGTGAGATTGAAGGGTTGTCTGAGGGCATTGTTTGTGGATAATGTGGTGAACTGTAAGGTTtatgttggggcggtgatgggTTCGGTTTTGATCGAGGGAGCGGAAGGGTGTGTGTTCTTGCTGGCCTCGCATCAGATTAGGATTCATAATGCTAAGAATTGCAGCTTCTATCTTCGGGTGAGGAGCAGACCTATAATCGAGGACAGTAATGGCGTTAGGTTCGCGCCGTACTGCTTGAGTTACAGAGGGATAGAGGAGGATCTGGCAGAGGCAAATCTTGATGAGGAGACTGGGAATTGGGCGAATGTGGATGATTTTCGATGGTTGAGGGCTCTGCAATCTCCAAACTGGTCAGTTTTGCCAGAAGATGATCGTGTGGGGATGGTGAACATTTCCTGA
- the LOC121809593 gene encoding tubulin-folding cofactor C-like isoform X2, which yields MEDNEQPSHDSAAAALQQKHAAMLERLANRHQSRAAAKPDSNSSGSTQSFLSQFSQSKLSIDAQISRIRTLPNPPQKAELEAISLEISALEKLVAEHSYLLPPYEVRNSLTAITQLRQTLDDASAAVAPKKKFSFKNKSSKKSTAPASDQKSEVVSEVEGNKIIPKLGKLGFMDSSAAPGFRNKDKEKLEMEFNRGEVDARNGEFTLSNLRDCEVRLKGCLRALFVDNVVNCKVYVGAVMGSVLIEGAEGCVFLLASHQIRIHNAKNCSFYLRVRSRPIIEDSNGVRFAPYCLSYRGIEEDLAEANLDEETGNWANVDDFRWLRALQSPN from the exons ATGGAAGACAACGAGCAACCGTCGCATGATTCCGCTGCTGCCGCCCTCCAGCAGAAGCACGCAGCGATGCTGGAGCGTCTGGCGAACCGCCACCAGTCCCGCGCCGCGGCAAAGCCCGACTCCAACTCATCCGGATCCACACAGTCGTTCCTCTCCCAGTTCTCGCAATCGAAGCTCTCAATCGACGCCCAAATCTCCCGGATCCGAACGCTACCCAACCCGCCTCAAAAGGCCGAGCTTGAGGCGATCTCCCTCGAAATCTCTGCCCTCGAGAAGCTGGTCGCGGAGCATTCCTACTTGCTCCCGCCCTACGAAGTCCGCAATTCCCTCACCGCCATCACCCAACTCAGGCAAACCCTAGATGACGCCTCCGCGGCCGTCGCTCCTAAGAAGAAATTCTCCTTCAAGAATAAATCATCGAAGAAGAGCACAGCCCCAGCCTCAGATCAGAAGAGTGAAGTCGTTTCTGAAGTGGAGGGCAATAAGATCATCCCCAAATTGGGAAAGTTAGGATTTATGGATTCGAGCGCTGCTCCCGGGTTCAGGAACAAGGATAAAGAGAAATTGGAGATGGAATTCAACAGAGGCGAGGTGGATGCTCGAAATGGGGAGTTCACGCTGTCGAATTTGAGGGATTGTGAGGTGAGATTGAAGGGTTGTCTGAGGGCATTGTTTGTGGATAATGTGGTGAACTGTAAGGTTtatgttggggcggtgatgggTTCGGTTTTGATCGAGGGAGCGGAAGGGTGTGTGTTCTTGCTGGCCTCGCATCAGATTAGGATTCATAATGCTAAGAATTGCAGCTTCTATCTTCGGGTGAGGAGCAGACCTATAATCGAGGACAGTAATGGCGTTAGGTTCGCGCCGTACTGCTTGAGTTACAGAGGGATAGAGGAGGATCTGGCAGAGGCAAATCTTGATGAGGAGACTGGGAATTGGGCGAATGTGGATGATTTTCGATGGTTGAGGGCTCTGCAATCTCCAAACTG A
- the LOC121809503 gene encoding heat stress transcription factor A-4c-like translates to MDGSNGSSWSPAPFLVKTYEMVDDPMTNSVVSWSLTGHSFVVWNPPEFARDLLPKYFKHNNFSSFIRQLNTYGFRKTDPEQWEFANDEFIRGQKHILKNIYRRKPIHSHSGQGNVAPLTDSEREHFEKEIQQLKGEKVMLQSEVERHRHESQGYEHQLNSLRQILQNIDHRQRQLMISLAQLLEKPSTMEQPGFQSKKRRSTALHFLQGEGLENSGASSLPFMNMEQVEELASSLNFWEKFFHGVEAPAEGFHDFRLHSTRSPVITASSGDSDNASRGCHMSASTSRDCNSSPELAASSTYLGSPEISSICIDLDSRLKPVGIDVNMSPTKTHVHQMPKDQEQDGAIPSVAAGLNDVFWQQFLTEAPGSSTAQEVKPEEDSGS, encoded by the exons ATGGATGGATCAAATGGCAGTTCTTGGTCGCCGGCGCCATTTCTGGTGAAGACTTATGAGATGGTGGATGATCCAATGACAAATTCTGTTGTATCTTGGAGTCTAACTGGCCATAGTTTTGTTGTTTGGAATCCACCTGAGTTTGCTAGAGATTTGCTGCCCAAGTATTTCAAGCACAACAATTTCTCCAGCTTCATTAGGCAATTGAATACATAT GGTTTTAGAAAGACTGATCCTGAACAATGGGAGTTTGCAAATGATGAGTTTATCCGAGGGCAGAAACATATTTTGAAGAATATATACAGGCGTAAGCCGATCCACAGTCATTCAGGTCAAGGAAATGTGGCTCCATTAACTGATTCAGAAAGAGAGCATTTTGAGAAAGAGATTCAGCAGCTAAAAGGAGAAAAGGTTATGCTTCAGTCGGAAGTAGAGAGGCATAGGCACGAGAGTCAAGGATACGAGCATCAGCTCAATTCCTTACGACAGATATTGCAGAACATTGACCACAGGCAGCGTCAGTTGATGATCAGCCTAGCTCAGCTGTTGGAGAAGCCGAGCACCATGGAACAGCCAGGGTTTCAGAGCAAGAAAAGAAGGTCCACAGCCTTGCATTTCTTGCAAGGCGAAGGCCTAGAAAATTCCGGTGCTTCGTCTCTTCCATTCATGAACATGGAACAAGTTGAGGAACTAGCTTCTTCCCTAAATTTTTGGGAGAAGTTCTTCCATGGAGTTGAGGCTCCAGCCGAAGGCTTTCATGACTTTAGGCTGCACTCCACGCGTTCACCTGTCATCACAGCATCGTCTGGAGATTCTGATAATGCCTCACGCGGTTGCCACATGTCAGCATCAACTTCACGAGATTGCAATTCCTCCCCAGAGCTGGCTGCATCCTCGACTTATTTAGGCAGCCCTGAGATATCTTCAATCTGCATTGATCTCGACTCTAGGCTAAAGCCAGTAGGGATTGATGTGAACATGAGCCCAACCAAGACTCATGTTCATCAAATGCCAAAAGATCAAGAGCAGGATGGCGCCATCCCATCTGTGGCAGCTGGTCTAAACGACGTCTTCTGGCAGCAGTTTCTGACTGAGGCTCCTGGTTCCTCTACAGCACAAGAAGTGAAACCAGAGGAAGATAGTGGATCTTGA
- the LOC121809555 gene encoding putative GPI-anchor transamidase, producing MATSFKFKPLTISILLLFLCNAIASSASGSSSTTMHTNNWAILVCTSRFWFNYRHMANTLSLYRTVKRLGIPDERIILMLADDMACNARNKYPAQVFNNENHRLNLYGDNVEVDYRGYEVTVENFLRILTGRHETAVPRSKRLLSDEGSHILLYMTGHGGDEFLKFQDSEELQSHDLADAVKQMKEKRRFKELLIMVDTCQAATLFSQLQSPGVLAIGSSKKGENSYSHHLDSDVGVSVVDRFTFFTLAFFERLNMYDNASLSSLFTSYNPNTLMSTAYYRTDLYQRRLEEVPVTNFFGSVMETIHTDSPYRAFSNRYYRKSKTEMPSDQSGGGNQRALEDSDVLEELADPKLNAIQVGCPLTHTWNTILGRMEKITQIDNFVNCGVVLMFPIVALSSWFSH from the exons ATGGCGACATCATTCAAATTCAAGCCCTTGACGATTTCGATCCTTCTACTCTTCCTCTGCAATGCGATCGCCTCAAGTGCGTCCGGTTCTTCTTCTACCACGATGCACACCAACAATTGGGCTATTCTTGTCTGTACCTCCCGCTTCTG GTTTAATTATCGGCATATGGCCAATACTTTATCCTTATACAG AACGGTGAAACGATTAGGAATTCCAGATGAGAGGATAATTCTCATGCTGGCTGATGATATGGCTTGTAATGCTCGGAACAAGTATCCTGCCCAGGTCTTCAATAATGAAAACCATCGACTCAACTTGTATGGAGACAATGTTGAG GTAGACTACCGAGGTTATGAGGTGACTGTCGAAAACTTTTTGCGAATATTGACTGGCCGTCATGAAACAGCAGTTCCAAGGTCAAAACGACTACTGAGTGATGAAGGCAGTCATATACTTCTTTATATGACTGGGCATGGTGGGGATGAGTTTCTAAAATTTCAAGACTCAGAGGAGCTTCAAAGCCATGATTTAGCTGATGCAGTGAAACAAATGAAGGAAAAGCGCAG ATTTAAAGAGCTGCTGATAATGGTAGATACTTGCCAGGCAGCCACTCTATTTTCCCag CTACAATCACCTGGTGTTTTGGCTATTGGAAGTAGCAAGAAAGGAGAGAATTCATACTCACATCACTTGGACTCTGAt GTTGGTGTATCGGTTGTAGACcgatttacattttttactctTGCCTTCTTTGAGAGGTTAAATATGTATGACAATGCCTCATTGAGCAG TCTTTTCACTTCGTACAATCCAAATACATTGATGTCAACTGCATACTATCGAACTGATTTATACCAACGGCGGTTGGAGGAG GTACCAGTGACCAACTTCTTTGGTTCTGTCATGGAAACCATTCACACGGATTCGCCTTATCGGGCCTTCTCAAACCGATACTACAGAAAATCTAAAACTGAGATGCCTTCGGATCAATCTGGTGGGGGTAACCAAAGAGCATTAGAAGATTCAGACGTTCTAGAAGAATTGGCAGACCCTAAACTAAAT GCTATACAAGTTGGTTGCCCACTTACACACACTTGGAATACAATTCTGGGCCGGATGGAAAAGATAACACAAATAGATAATTTTGTTAACTGTGGTGTAGTGTTGATGTTCCCGATTGTGGCCCTCTCATCTTGGTTTTCGCACTGA